A segment of the Granulicella aggregans genome:
TTTTAGATACGCACAACATGCGCGATAGGTTCCAGCAAAACTGCCGCCCTACCCTTCAGATCCACCCAGGCTCCGCAGCCCCGCATTCTCCACCGGCAGCCAGATCGCAAAGACTGTTCCCACCAGACCCCGCACCCCGACACCGGCACGCCGAGTCTTTACCGTCACCGTTCCATCATGCTTGTCGATAATCCCCTTGCTCACCCAGAGCCCCAACCCGGTCCCGGTCACGTCCTTCGTCGTGTAGAACGGCTCGAACAGGTGCGGCATAATCTCCGGGCTGATCCCCTCCCCGGAGTCCGCAATCGTGATCCGGGCACCGTCCCGCATCTCCACGTCGCAGGCCGGCCGAACCCGCACCGCCAGCCGGCCACCGTTTGGCATCGCATCGATCGCGTTCCGAATCAGGTTGTTCAGCACCTGCCGTATCTCGCCTTCCAGGCAGAACACCTTCGGAGAGACCGTGATCTTCCAGTCCACGCCAATCCCGCGCACCAGAAATCGTCCGCTGTACAGCGAGACAATCCCCTGTAGCAGTTCGGCCAAATCCACGGGCGAAGGATTGTTCTGCTGCCGGTGAAACCGCAGCGTCTGCACCGTAATCTCGCTAACCCGGGTCAACTCTTTCTGCGCGATCGCCGCGTACTCCTGGATATCTTCAATACTCTCCGTCTGCCGGATCAGGTACAGCAGGTTCGTCAGCGACTCCAGCGGATTGTTGATCTCATGCGCGATCGCCGACGCAAGCTGCCCGACCGCCGCAAGCTTCTCGGACTTCCGCAGCATGTCCTCCTGCAGCCGGTCCTGCGTAATGTCGGTATTTACCGCCACCGCTCCGATAATCTGATCCTTGAGCACGATGGGTGCAGCGTCGCTCTGGATCCAGATACCTCCCCGGCGGATGGTCTTCTTGCTTGCCTCGCCTTGCAGCGCGCGCTCCATCGTATTCAGTTGCGACGGGAAGTTCTGCCCCGTCATCTCCATCGCGCGCCGGTTCAACCGCATCTTCCCGTCCGTCGTCTGGATAAAGATTCCATGCGGGATGCTCTCAATCACGGCATCGAGTTCAGCCGTCCGCCGCTCCGCAAGCCCGTACGCCTTCCGTAGCTCCTCCTGCTGTTGCCGCATCTCGCTCACATCCCGGAACGTGACCACCACGCCGGCAATCTTCCCGTCGATATGTACCGGCTGCGCCGAGATCTCCGCCAGAAACGCGCTTCCATCCTTGCGGAACATCGACTCCGTGATCTGACGCAGCGCCCCTTTATTGCGGAACACCCCATACACGGGGCAATCCTCGTCCGGGTACTCGCGACCATCCGCATAGTGATGATGAGTGAGCGCGTGCATGTTATTGCCCAGCATCTCTTCACTTTCGTAGCCAAAGATTCGGGTCGCAAGCTGGTTCACAAACGTGCAGTTCCCATCGAGATCCAGGCCCCATATCCCTTCGCCGGCTGAATCGAGCAGCGCCTGCCAGTGCCGATCCTGCCAGCCTTCAACCATGGAGCCCCTGCTTTCCAACTGTGTCTGCAACAACCGCCCACCTTCCAACCCAAAGACCGCCCACCGTAAATCGCTTACTGCAGATCGATTACTGTCGACCTGCTTCTATCGGTAGGATGCACGATGGCGCGATTTGGCCCCCTCCTATTGATGCATTCGTTGGCGATACGGAGACACCTGCCGGGACATGCCCCAAGACACGTCCCAAGACACGTCCCAGGACGCCTGTGCGAATCTTCAATGCGCCGACGTACGGCCAATGCCTCGAATAGATTGACTTACGATCCAATCTTTTTCGCACCTGCGGACCAGAGCCGCATGCACACCGGTGTTTACAGCGACTGCGCATGCAGCATGCCCTCTGCAGAACTCCCGTCGCGTTGACCTCACTGCAACGAGCCGCTATACTTCATTACAGGTGAGCGGGAGTAGCTCAGTGGTAGAGTGCTTCCTTGCCAAGGAAGATGTCGCCGGTTCGACCCCGGTCTCCCGCTCCAATCAGCGCCAGTTCGCGATATGATCCCCAGCAGCCTGCTGAGAGCGTTCATGAGTGATGGGCCTGTTTTCAGCCTGCCCGAGGCGCGGTACCCAAGTGGTAAGGGAGAGGTCTGCAAAACCTTTATGCGTCGGTTCGATCCCGACCCGCGCCTCCAAATTATCTTATTGAAAACAATAGGCTTGATCGGATGAGCTGTTGTTTTGTGTCAAAAACGTGTCTAATCCTCTTTGACATCAGTTGCAGAGAGCGAGGCACACGATCACTACCACTCCCCTCATCACGATCTACGTCAGGCATTCGGTCGGCTGCAAGTATGAGGGCGATGAGTTCGCCAAGCGTTGCGATTGCCGCAAATGGCTCCGCTGGACCCCGAGCGGCGGGGTACGTCAACGCCGTAAGGCGGACACTCGCTCATGGGCTGAAGCGGAGCAGTTCAAGCGAGACCTAGAAGACCAACTAACAGGCAAAGCCGTCGTGCCTGAGACCTCCGGGACAAAGGACATCCGCGCCGCCGTCAAAGTGTTTCTCGATGACAAAAGGGTTCAAGGTATCACTGCCGATGTAGTGGCAAAATACGAGCGTGAACTTGGACGGCTCGCCTCGTTCTGCGAGGGACAAGGTATCTACACCGTTCAGGGTTTGACTCGGGAGCTCCTGACGGGATTTGCTACGACTTGGGAATCCTCCTACCCGTCATCCCAGACGCGCTCCGTGGTGCGGACCCGC
Coding sequences within it:
- a CDS encoding PAS domain-containing sensor histidine kinase, encoding MVEGWQDRHWQALLDSAGEGIWGLDLDGNCTFVNQLATRIFGYESEEMLGNNMHALTHHHYADGREYPDEDCPVYGVFRNKGALRQITESMFRKDGSAFLAEISAQPVHIDGKIAGVVVTFRDVSEMRQQQEELRKAYGLAERRTAELDAVIESIPHGIFIQTTDGKMRLNRRAMEMTGQNFPSQLNTMERALQGEASKKTIRRGGIWIQSDAAPIVLKDQIIGAVAVNTDITQDRLQEDMLRKSEKLAAVGQLASAIAHEINNPLESLTNLLYLIRQTESIEDIQEYAAIAQKELTRVSEITVQTLRFHRQQNNPSPVDLAELLQGIVSLYSGRFLVRGIGVDWKITVSPKVFCLEGEIRQVLNNLIRNAIDAMPNGGRLAVRVRPACDVEMRDGARITIADSGEGISPEIMPHLFEPFYTTKDVTGTGLGLWVSKGIIDKHDGTVTVKTRRAGVGVRGLVGTVFAIWLPVENAGLRSLGGSEG